One segment of Mycobacterium spongiae DNA contains the following:
- the pgeF gene encoding peptidoglycan editing factor PgeF translates to MSVRIRRVITTRKGGVSAPPFDTFNLADHVGDEPASVAANRARLAASIGLPSDAMVWMNQVHGDRVEVVSEPRGVAVDDTDGLVTTVPRLALVVVTADCVPVLLADARAGVVAAVHAGRVGAQRGVVVRAVDAMLGLGAVAPDISALLGPAVSGRNYEVPAAMADEVEAALPGSRTTTHTDTPGLDLRAGIARQLRDLGVESIDVDPRCTVADPTLFSHRRGSPTGRLASLVWMD, encoded by the coding sequence GTGAGTGTTCGCATCCGCCGGGTGATCACCACCCGGAAGGGCGGCGTGTCGGCGCCGCCATTCGACACCTTCAACCTCGCCGACCATGTCGGTGACGAGCCTGCGTCGGTGGCGGCCAACCGAGCCCGGCTCGCCGCGTCCATCGGGCTGCCCAGCGACGCGATGGTGTGGATGAACCAGGTCCACGGAGATCGGGTCGAGGTAGTTAGCGAGCCGCGTGGTGTTGCGGTCGACGACACTGACGGCTTGGTGACCACCGTTCCCCGGCTCGCCCTGGTAGTCGTGACCGCCGACTGTGTGCCTGTGTTGCTGGCTGACGCCCGGGCCGGTGTGGTCGCTGCGGTGCACGCCGGTCGTGTCGGCGCGCAACGGGGCGTGGTGGTTCGCGCGGTGGACGCGATGCTAGGCCTAGGCGCGGTTGCCCCCGACATTTCGGCGCTGCTGGGCCCCGCTGTCAGCGGTCGCAACTACGAAGTGCCTGCCGCGATGGCCGATGAGGTCGAGGCGGCGTTACCCGGCAGCCGGACCACAACCCACACCGACACTCCGGGCCTGGACCTTCGGGCTGGAATTGCGCGCCAATTGCGCGATTTGGGGGTTGAGTCCATCGACGTCGATCCCCGCTGCACGGTTGCCGATCCCACATTGTTCAGCCACCGCCGCGGTTCACCGACCGGGCGTCTGGCGTCGTTGGTATGGATGGATTGA
- the ftsZ gene encoding cell division protein FtsZ, whose amino-acid sequence MTPPHNYLAVIKVVGIGGGGVNAVNRMIEQGLKGVEFIAINTDAQALLMSDADVKLDVGRDSTRGLGAGADPEVGRRAAEDAKDEIEELLRGADMVFVTAGEGGGTGTGGAPVVASIARKLGALTVGVVTRPFSFEGKRRSNQAENGIASLRESCDTLIVIPNDRLLQMGDAAVSLMDAFRSADEVLLNGVQGITDLITTPGLINVDFADVKGIMSGAGTALMGIGSARGDGRSLKAAEIAINSPLLEASMEGAQGVLMSIAGGSDLGLFEINEAASLVQDAAHQDANIIFGTVIDDSLGDEVRVTVIAAGFDATGPGRKPVTSETGSETGGAHRIESAKAGKLTSTLFEPVDAVSVPIHTNGSTLSIGGDDDDVDVPPFMRR is encoded by the coding sequence ATGACCCCCCCGCACAACTACCTGGCCGTCATCAAGGTTGTGGGTATCGGTGGCGGCGGTGTTAACGCCGTCAACCGGATGATCGAGCAGGGCCTCAAAGGCGTGGAGTTCATCGCGATCAACACCGACGCGCAGGCGTTGTTGATGAGCGATGCCGACGTCAAGCTCGACGTCGGCCGCGATTCCACTCGCGGGCTCGGCGCCGGCGCCGACCCGGAGGTCGGACGCCGAGCGGCCGAGGACGCCAAGGACGAGATCGAAGAGCTGTTGCGCGGCGCCGACATGGTTTTCGTCACCGCCGGTGAGGGCGGTGGAACCGGTACCGGTGGGGCGCCCGTCGTCGCCAGCATCGCCCGCAAACTAGGTGCCCTCACCGTCGGTGTCGTCACTCGGCCGTTTTCGTTCGAGGGCAAGCGGCGCAGCAACCAGGCCGAAAACGGCATCGCCTCGCTGCGGGAGAGTTGCGACACCCTGATCGTGATTCCCAACGACCGGCTGCTGCAGATGGGGGATGCGGCGGTATCCCTCATGGACGCGTTCCGCAGTGCCGACGAGGTGCTGCTCAACGGCGTGCAAGGCATTACCGACCTGATCACCACGCCGGGGCTGATCAACGTCGACTTCGCCGACGTCAAGGGCATCATGTCCGGCGCCGGTACCGCGCTGATGGGTATCGGCTCAGCCCGTGGTGACGGCCGATCCCTCAAGGCCGCCGAGATCGCCATCAACTCGCCGCTGCTGGAGGCCTCCATGGAGGGCGCGCAGGGTGTGCTGATGTCCATTGCTGGCGGCAGTGACCTGGGCCTGTTCGAAATCAATGAGGCAGCTTCGCTGGTGCAGGACGCCGCGCATCAGGACGCCAACATCATCTTCGGCACCGTCATCGACGATTCGCTCGGCGACGAGGTGCGGGTCACCGTCATTGCGGCTGGTTTCGACGCCACCGGACCCGGCCGCAAGCCTGTCACTTCCGAGACTGGTTCGGAGACCGGCGGCGCACACAGGATCGAGTCGGCGAAAGCCGGCAAACTGACCTCGACGTTGTTCGAGCCGGTTGACGCCGTGAGCGTGCCAATACACACCAACGGCTCCACACTGAGCATCGGTGGCGACGACGACGACGTCGATGTACCACCGTTTATGCGTCGCTGA
- a CDS encoding cell division protein FtsQ/DivIB: MATEPPATAAQDGETPAAQAEFEGPRRRARRERAERRAASARATAIEEARRAAKKRARGRAVTDAKPVARGVVRGLKMLFASVLLAVIGVGLALILYFTPAMSARDIVVVGTGAVTREQVLQTAKVLPGTPLLQINTADVADRVATIRRVASARVQRQYPSVLRITIVERVAVAVQDFPDGPHLFDRDGVDFATAPPPPLLPYLDVENPGPNDPTTKAALAVLVALRPEVAAQVGRVAAPSVSSITLTLTDGRVVIWGTADRIEEKAEKLAALLTQPGHTYDVSSPDLPTVK, encoded by the coding sequence CTGGCGACCGAACCACCTGCTACAGCGGCGCAGGACGGCGAAACGCCGGCGGCTCAAGCCGAATTCGAAGGACCGCGCCGGCGCGCCCGCCGCGAACGCGCCGAGCGCCGCGCCGCTTCGGCCCGCGCCACCGCGATCGAGGAGGCGCGTCGTGCGGCCAAGAAACGAGCCCGCGGGCGCGCCGTCACCGACGCCAAGCCTGTGGCACGAGGCGTTGTCCGAGGGTTGAAGATGCTGTTCGCCTCGGTACTGCTGGCCGTCATTGGGGTCGGACTGGCGCTGATTCTCTACTTCACGCCGGCGATGTCGGCCCGCGATATCGTCGTCGTCGGGACCGGGGCGGTGACCCGCGAACAGGTCCTTCAGACGGCGAAGGTGCTGCCCGGAACGCCGCTACTGCAGATCAACACTGCGGACGTCGCTGACCGGGTGGCCACGATCCGGCGGGTGGCGAGCGCGCGAGTGCAACGTCAATACCCGTCGGTGCTGCGTATCACCATCGTCGAGCGGGTGGCGGTGGCGGTGCAGGACTTTCCCGACGGCCCGCATCTGTTTGATCGCGACGGTGTCGACTTTGCTACCGCCCCGCCGCCGCCGTTATTGCCTTATCTGGATGTCGAGAATCCGGGCCCGAACGACCCAACGACCAAGGCCGCCCTGGCGGTATTGGTCGCGCTGCGTCCCGAGGTTGCGGCCCAGGTCGGCCGCGTCGCAGCGCCGTCGGTGTCGTCCATAACCCTTACGTTGACCGACGGGCGGGTGGTGATCTGGGGGACCGCCGACCGCATCGAGGAAAAGGCTGAGAAGCTGGCGGCGTTGTTGACCCAGCCTGGACATACCTACGACGTGTCCAGTCCGGACCTACCGACCGTGAAATAG
- the murC gene encoding UDP-N-acetylmuramate--L-alanine ligase, whose product MNAAQLPPELRRVHMVGIGGAGMSGIARILLDRGGLVSGSDAKESRGVHALRARGAKIRIGHDASSLDLLHGGVTAVITTRAAIPKTNPELVEARRRGIPVILRPLVLSKLMVDRTAVMVTGTHGKTTTTSMLIVALQHCRRDPSFAVGGELGEAGTNAHHGSGDCFVAEADESDGSLLEYSPDVVVVTNIESDHLDFYGSAEAYVGVFDSFVERLAPGGALVVCTDDPGAAALAQRTADLGIRVLRYGSAEVPGETLAGALLSWEQHGTEAVAHIQLAPELTPPPHQRAMRLSVPGRHMALNALGALLAAIEIGAAAEDVLDGLASFEGVRRRFELVGASGVGQASVRVFDDYAHHPTEVGATLAAVRTILDQGAGGRSLVVFQPHLYSRTKAFAADFGRALSAADEVFVLDVYGAREQPLAGISGASIAEHVRVPVHYLRDFSAVAAEVAAAAGPGDVILTMGAGDVTLLGPEIVSALRVRANHSAPGHPGVLR is encoded by the coding sequence GTGAACGCCGCGCAGTTGCCGCCAGAGTTGCGCCGGGTGCACATGGTCGGCATCGGGGGAGCAGGCATGTCGGGCATCGCGCGCATCCTGTTGGATCGGGGCGGGCTGGTATCGGGATCAGACGCGAAGGAGTCGCGTGGTGTCCATGCGCTCCGCGCGCGGGGCGCCAAGATCCGGATCGGACACGATGCGTCGTCGCTGGACTTGCTTCACGGGGGCGTCACCGCGGTGATCACGACCCGTGCCGCTATTCCCAAGACAAACCCCGAGCTTGTGGAAGCCCGGCGGCGCGGTATCCCGGTGATTCTGAGGCCGCTGGTCCTTTCCAAGCTCATGGTTGATCGCACCGCCGTGATGGTCACCGGGACCCATGGCAAGACGACGACGACGTCGATGCTCATCGTTGCGTTGCAGCACTGCCGGCGGGACCCATCGTTCGCAGTCGGCGGTGAGCTCGGGGAGGCCGGCACCAACGCACATCACGGCAGCGGTGACTGCTTCGTGGCTGAAGCCGACGAAAGCGACGGCTCGCTGCTCGAGTACTCGCCCGACGTTGTGGTTGTCACCAACATCGAGTCGGACCATCTGGACTTCTACGGCAGCGCCGAGGCGTACGTCGGGGTCTTCGACTCTTTTGTCGAACGTCTTGCTCCCGGGGGTGCGCTGGTCGTGTGTACCGACGACCCGGGTGCGGCCGCATTGGCCCAGCGCACGGCCGATTTGGGAATTAGGGTGCTGCGCTACGGGTCTGCTGAGGTGCCCGGAGAGACCTTGGCGGGCGCCCTGTTGTCATGGGAACAACATGGCACCGAGGCGGTCGCCCACATTCAGTTGGCTCCCGAACTGACTCCACCACCTCACCAACGGGCGATGCGGCTGTCGGTGCCGGGGCGACACATGGCGCTCAATGCTTTGGGCGCGCTGCTGGCGGCGATCGAGATCGGTGCCGCGGCCGAGGACGTGCTCGACGGGCTCGCCAGTTTCGAGGGGGTGCGTCGCCGGTTCGAGTTGGTGGGAGCCTCGGGAGTTGGACAGGCGTCGGTGCGCGTGTTCGACGACTATGCGCACCACCCGACGGAGGTCGGCGCGACGCTGGCGGCGGTCAGGACGATTCTCGATCAGGGCGCCGGCGGCCGCTCCTTGGTCGTGTTTCAACCCCACTTATATTCGCGGACAAAGGCTTTCGCCGCCGACTTCGGTCGCGCCCTCAGCGCGGCCGACGAGGTCTTCGTGCTCGACGTCTACGGGGCGCGCGAACAGCCGCTCGCCGGGATCAGCGGGGCAAGTATTGCCGAGCATGTCAGGGTGCCAGTGCACTACCTCAGAGATTTTTCAGCGGTCGCTGCGGAGGTCGCAGCGGCCGCTGGCCCGGGCGATGTCATCCTCACGATGGGCGCCGGGGACGTCACCTTGCTCGGGCCGGAAATCGTAAGCGCCTTGCGGGTGCGAGCCAACCACAGCGCGCCCGGCCATCCGGGAGTGTTGCGGTGA
- the ftsW gene encoding putative lipid II flippase FtsW produces the protein MARLLRRGKGGKGGKDKTSEGADATLAGTEHAATGEAAGSPDTAPAGGTAQPRAAKAQDAGARTRFGAWLGRPMTSFHLVIAVGALLTTLGLIMVLSASGVQSYGDDGSAWLIFGKQVLWTIVGLVAGYVSLRMSVRFMRRIAFFGFAVTIVLLVLVLVPGIGNEANGSRGWFVVAGLSMQPSELTKIAFAVWGAHLLAARRMERASLREMLIPLVPAAVIALALIVAQPDLGQTVSMGIILLGLLWYAGLPLRVFMSSLAAVVVSAAILAVSAGYRSARVRSWLNPENDPQDAGYQARQAKFALAQGGIFGDGLGQGSAKWNYLPNAHNDFIFAIIGEELGLIGAFGLLGLFGLFAYTGMRIARRSADPFLRLLTATTTLWVLGQAFINIGYVIGLLPVTGLQLPLISAGGTSSAATLSLIGMMANAARHEPEAVAALRAGRDDRVNRLLRLPLPEPYLPPRSEALRDRQRARPPRAKQSKQAKQPKQPKQPPPRKASRDKVAHRTAQVDRRQRPALPSTAGRRTRRSGGAAASPGWAHQPRAGEHHRAGQRHGGQRPTRRARVLEGQRYG, from the coding sequence ATGGCCCGGTTGCTGCGCCGGGGCAAAGGCGGCAAAGGCGGCAAAGACAAGACCTCCGAGGGCGCCGACGCGACTCTGGCGGGGACCGAGCATGCCGCGACGGGGGAAGCGGCCGGGTCGCCGGATACCGCCCCCGCGGGCGGAACTGCTCAGCCTCGTGCTGCGAAAGCCCAGGATGCGGGTGCGCGCACCAGGTTCGGTGCCTGGCTAGGGCGGCCGATGACCTCGTTTCACCTCGTCATCGCCGTCGGCGCATTACTGACGACGCTGGGTCTGATCATGGTCCTGTCGGCCTCGGGGGTGCAGTCCTATGGCGACGACGGATCGGCGTGGTTGATTTTCGGCAAGCAGGTGCTGTGGACGATCGTGGGTCTTGTCGCTGGCTATGTTTCGTTGCGGATGTCAGTGCGCTTCATGCGGCGTATCGCGTTCTTCGGCTTCGCGGTGACCATCGTGTTGTTGGTGCTGGTTCTTGTTCCTGGCATCGGCAACGAAGCCAACGGTTCTCGCGGGTGGTTCGTCGTGGCCGGCTTGTCGATGCAGCCTTCTGAGCTGACCAAGATCGCGTTCGCGGTCTGGGGTGCACATCTGCTGGCCGCTCGGCGGATGGAGCGGGCGTCGCTGCGCGAGATGCTGATTCCGCTCGTGCCGGCCGCAGTGATCGCACTCGCATTGATCGTGGCACAGCCCGACCTCGGACAGACGGTGTCGATGGGCATCATCCTGCTGGGCTTGCTGTGGTACGCCGGACTGCCGCTACGCGTTTTCATGAGCTCGCTGGCTGCGGTCGTGGTTTCGGCCGCAATTCTTGCCGTGTCCGCGGGGTATCGATCCGCGCGCGTGCGGTCCTGGCTGAATCCGGAAAATGATCCCCAGGACGCGGGGTACCAGGCTCGCCAGGCAAAGTTCGCGTTGGCCCAGGGAGGCATCTTCGGCGACGGCCTCGGCCAGGGATCGGCTAAGTGGAACTATCTGCCCAACGCCCACAACGACTTCATCTTCGCGATCATTGGCGAGGAGCTGGGGCTTATCGGGGCGTTCGGGCTGCTCGGGCTGTTCGGGTTGTTTGCCTATACCGGCATGCGCATCGCACGTCGGTCTGCCGATCCGTTCCTGCGGCTGCTGACCGCCACCACGACCCTGTGGGTGCTCGGCCAGGCATTCATCAACATCGGCTATGTGATCGGGCTGCTGCCGGTCACCGGGCTGCAGCTGCCGCTGATCTCTGCTGGGGGAACCTCGTCGGCTGCAACACTGTCGCTGATAGGCATGATGGCCAATGCGGCACGCCACGAACCGGAGGCGGTGGCCGCGCTTCGGGCCGGCCGCGACGACAGGGTGAATCGGCTACTGCGGCTGCCCCTGCCCGAGCCGTATCTGCCGCCTCGATCCGAGGCGCTTCGAGATCGTCAGCGCGCCCGCCCGCCACGGGCCAAGCAATCCAAGCAAGCCAAACAACCCAAACAACCCAAGCAACCTCCTCCCAGGAAGGCCTCGAGGGACAAGGTTGCCCACCGGACGGCGCAGGTGGACAGGCGTCAGCGACCTGCCTTACCCTCGACCGCTGGTCGGCGAACCCGCCGATCTGGGGGAGCCGCCGCATCGCCGGGGTGGGCGCACCAACCCCGTGCAGGGGAGCATCATAGAGCTGGTCAGCGCCACGGCGGCCAGCGTCCTACACGACGCGCTCGCGTATTGGAAGGTCAGCGTTACGGGTGA
- the murD gene encoding UDP-N-acetylmuramoyl-L-alanine--D-glutamate ligase, with protein sequence MPDVLDPLVPGAPVLVAGGRVTGRAVAAALARFGATATVCDDDPDMLRPHAESGLETMSPRQAVQQIARYALVVTSPGFQPTTPVLAAAAAAGVPIWGDVELAWRLDAAGCYGPPRRWLAVTGTNGKTTTTSMLHAMLTSGGRRSVLCGNIGSPVLEALDEPADVLAVELSSFQLYWAPSLRPEAGVVLNIAEDHLDWHSTMAAYAAAKAQVLTGRVAVVGLDNALAAGLLGSAPAQVRVGFRLGEPAVGELGVRDGHLIDRAFAPDLMLLPVAAIPVPGPVGVLNTLGASALARSVGVPAAAIADAVTSFQLGRHRAEVVAVADGIRYVDDSKATNPHAAQASVLAYPRVVWVAGGLLKGASVDAEVARIASRLVGAVLIGRDRAQVAEALSRHAPDVPVVQVVTGEDADMCATADVSVASVTKVDSADENVGTRVMTAAVAAANGLAKPGDTVLLAPAGASFDQFSGYADRGDAFAAAVRATVR encoded by the coding sequence GTGCCTGACGTTCTTGATCCCCTGGTGCCCGGCGCACCCGTCCTGGTTGCCGGCGGCCGGGTGACTGGACGCGCGGTTGCCGCGGCCCTGGCCCGGTTCGGCGCGACGGCAACGGTGTGTGACGACGACCCGGACATGCTGCGCCCGCACGCCGAAAGCGGCCTGGAGACCATGAGTCCGCGCCAGGCGGTGCAACAGATAGCCAGGTATGCACTGGTGGTCACCAGTCCCGGTTTCCAACCTACGACGCCGGTGCTGGCCGCAGCCGCGGCGGCGGGGGTGCCGATCTGGGGAGACGTGGAACTGGCCTGGCGGCTCGACGCCGCGGGCTGCTACGGGCCGCCGCGTCGCTGGCTGGCTGTCACCGGCACCAACGGCAAGACCACGACGACGTCGATGCTGCACGCCATGCTGACCTCCGGGGGCCGGCGCAGCGTCTTGTGTGGCAACATCGGCAGCCCGGTGCTGGAGGCGCTGGACGAGCCTGCCGATGTGCTCGCCGTCGAGTTGTCCAGTTTTCAGCTGTATTGGGCGCCGTCGTTGCGGCCTGAAGCCGGCGTGGTACTCAACATCGCCGAAGACCATTTGGACTGGCATTCGACGATGGCCGCATACGCGGCGGCCAAGGCCCAGGTGTTGACCGGGCGGGTGGCTGTGGTTGGGCTGGACAATGCCCTGGCGGCCGGGCTGCTCGGCAGCGCGCCGGCCCAGGTGCGGGTGGGATTCCGGCTCGGCGAGCCGGCAGTGGGGGAGCTGGGTGTGCGCGACGGCCACCTGATTGACCGCGCGTTTGCCCCCGACTTGATGCTGCTGCCGGTTGCGGCGATTCCAGTGCCGGGACCCGTGGGGGTGCTTAATACTTTGGGCGCATCGGCCTTGGCTCGCTCCGTTGGGGTGCCCGCCGCGGCGATCGCGGATGCCGTTACATCATTCCAGTTGGGTCGGCATCGTGCCGAGGTGGTTGCCGTCGCGGACGGCATTCGGTACGTGGACGACTCCAAGGCGACAAACCCGCATGCTGCCCAGGCTTCCGTGCTGGCGTATCCGCGGGTGGTCTGGGTGGCCGGCGGCCTGCTCAAAGGCGCATCTGTGGACGCAGAGGTCGCCCGAATCGCATCCCGGTTGGTAGGTGCGGTGCTGATCGGCCGCGATCGAGCACAGGTTGCCGAGGCGTTATCACGACACGCGCCTGATGTACCCGTCGTCCAGGTTGTGACAGGCGAGGATGCTGATATGTGTGCGACGGCTGATGTTTCTGTTGCTTCTGTGACAAAAGTTGATAGTGCCGACGAGAACGTGGGTACTCGCGTGATGACGGCCGCGGTCGCCGCGGCCAACGGCCTGGCCAAACCCGGTGACACCGTGCTGCTGGCGCCGGCGGGCGCGTCATTCGACCAGTTCAGCGGCTACGCCGACCGAGGCGACGCGTTTGCGGCTGCCGTGCGCGCCACGGTCCGGTAG
- the mraY gene encoding phospho-N-acetylmuramoyl-pentapeptide-transferase, giving the protein MRQILIAVAVAVMVSILLTPALIRAFTKQGFGHQIREDGPPSHQTKRGTPSMGGVAILAGIWAGYLGTHLAGLAFDGEGISASGLLVLGLATALGVVGFFDDLIKIRRSRNLGLNKTAKTLGQITSAVLFAVLVLQFRNAAGLTPGTADLSYVRGIATVTLAPALFVLFCTVVVSAWSNAVNFTDGLDGLAAGCMAMVTGAYVLITFWQYRNACVSAPGLGCYNVRDPLDLALVAAATAGACIGFLWWNAAPAKIFMGDTGSLALGGIIAGLSVTSRTEILAVVLGALFVAEITSVVLQILAFRTTGRRVFRMAPFHHHFELLGWAETTVIIRFWLLTAITCGLGVALFYSEWLAAVGA; this is encoded by the coding sequence ATGAGGCAGATTCTCATCGCTGTTGCCGTCGCGGTAATGGTGTCGATCCTGCTGACTCCGGCGCTGATCCGGGCCTTCACCAAGCAGGGATTCGGCCACCAGATCCGCGAAGACGGCCCGCCCAGCCACCAGACCAAACGCGGCACACCGTCGATGGGCGGGGTGGCGATTCTGGCGGGTATCTGGGCGGGTTATCTGGGTACCCATCTAGCCGGGTTGGCCTTCGACGGCGAAGGCATATCCGCATCGGGGCTGTTGGTGCTGGGACTGGCCACCGCGTTGGGGGTGGTCGGATTTTTCGATGATCTGATCAAGATCCGCAGGTCGCGCAATCTCGGTTTGAACAAGACGGCTAAGACCCTCGGACAGATCACCTCCGCGGTCTTGTTCGCAGTGCTGGTGCTGCAGTTCCGCAATGCCGCGGGCCTGACACCCGGTACCGCGGACTTGTCCTATGTGCGGGGGATCGCCACCGTCACGTTGGCGCCGGCGCTGTTCGTGCTGTTCTGCACGGTCGTGGTCAGCGCGTGGTCGAACGCGGTCAACTTCACCGACGGTCTGGACGGCCTCGCGGCGGGTTGCATGGCTATGGTCACCGGTGCGTACGTCCTGATTACCTTCTGGCAGTACCGCAACGCCTGCGTGTCCGCGCCTGGGCTGGGCTGCTATAACGTGCGCGATCCGCTCGACCTTGCGCTCGTCGCGGCCGCGACTGCCGGCGCTTGCATCGGCTTCTTGTGGTGGAATGCGGCACCAGCCAAGATCTTCATGGGTGATACCGGGTCACTGGCGCTGGGCGGCATTATCGCGGGGTTGTCGGTGACCAGCCGCACCGAGATACTTGCCGTAGTGCTGGGTGCGTTGTTTGTCGCCGAAATCACCTCGGTCGTGCTGCAGATCCTCGCCTTTCGTACCACCGGTCGCCGGGTATTTCGCATGGCCCCGTTCCACCATCACTTCGAGTTGCTCGGCTGGGCCGAAACCACGGTGATCATCCGGTTCTGGCTTCTCACCGCGATCACCTGTGGCCTGGGTGTGGCCCTGTTCTACAGCGAGTGGCTGGCCGCAGTCGGTGCCTGA
- a CDS encoding UDP-N-acetylmuramoyl-tripeptide--D-alanyl-D-alanine ligase: MIDLTVAQIADIVGGQLADIGPEDAAQLRVTGTVEFDSRSIGPGGLFLALPGARADGHDYAKAAMAAGAVAVLAARPVGVPAIVVPPLAARDGRAAVLEHDHDGSGVAVLAALGKLAKAVAAELVAAGLTIVGITGSSGKTSTKDLVAAVLAPLGEVVAPPGSFNNELGHPWTVLRATRRTDYLILEMSARHLGNIAALAEIAPPAVGVVLNVGTAHLGEFGSREAIAQTKAELPQSVPESGAVILNVDDPVVAAMAEATAANVVRVSRASRAESSSSEVPDVWAGPVTLDELARPRFTMHAGENAAEVRLGVYGDHQVANALCAAAVALECGASLAQAAVALGGTGPVSRHRMQVTTRDDGVTVIDDAYNANPDSMRAGLQALAWIARGGAGPAKNRRSWAVLGEMAELGDDAIAEHDRIGRLAVRLDVSRLVVVGSGRSISAMHHGAVMEGSWGTGTDIQSGWAGPVDRGVVDVADGDAALALLRAEVQPGDVILVKASNSAGLGAVADALVSAGGSTRP, from the coding sequence ATGATCGATCTCACCGTGGCCCAGATTGCCGACATCGTCGGCGGCCAGCTGGCCGATATCGGTCCGGAGGACGCCGCCCAGCTCCGCGTCACGGGGACGGTCGAATTCGACTCGCGGTCCATCGGCCCGGGTGGGCTGTTTCTTGCGCTTCCCGGTGCCCGCGCCGACGGTCACGACTACGCGAAGGCGGCGATGGCTGCCGGCGCGGTGGCGGTGCTGGCAGCCCGGCCAGTCGGTGTCCCGGCCATCGTGGTCCCACCGTTGGCCGCGCGCGACGGTCGTGCCGCGGTCCTCGAGCATGACCACGACGGTTCGGGCGTCGCGGTGCTGGCCGCCCTGGGCAAACTGGCGAAGGCGGTGGCAGCCGAGCTCGTGGCAGCTGGGCTGACCATCGTGGGAATCACCGGTTCGTCGGGTAAGACGTCGACCAAGGATCTGGTGGCCGCGGTGCTGGCTCCGTTGGGCGAGGTGGTGGCCCCGCCCGGATCCTTCAACAACGAGCTCGGTCATCCCTGGACGGTGTTACGCGCGACACGGCGCACCGACTACCTGATTCTGGAGATGTCGGCACGCCACCTCGGAAATATCGCCGCGTTGGCCGAGATTGCACCCCCGGCGGTAGGAGTGGTCCTCAATGTCGGCACCGCCCATCTGGGTGAGTTCGGCTCTCGCGAGGCTATCGCGCAAACCAAAGCCGAACTGCCGCAGTCTGTTCCGGAATCCGGGGCGGTCATACTCAACGTCGATGATCCGGTGGTCGCGGCGATGGCCGAGGCAACCGCGGCCAACGTGGTTCGGGTCAGTCGAGCAAGCCGAGCCGAATCCAGTTCCTCCGAGGTTCCCGACGTGTGGGCCGGTCCGGTGACCCTGGATGAGCTGGCCAGGCCCCGGTTCACGATGCACGCCGGTGAGAACGCCGCGGAGGTGCGACTCGGGGTCTACGGCGATCACCAGGTCGCCAACGCGTTGTGCGCGGCAGCGGTAGCGCTCGAATGCGGGGCCAGCCTCGCGCAGGCGGCAGTCGCGCTTGGCGGAACGGGGCCCGTGTCGCGGCACCGGATGCAGGTGACCACCCGCGACGATGGGGTGACGGTGATCGATGATGCCTACAACGCCAATCCCGATTCGATGCGGGCCGGACTGCAGGCCCTGGCCTGGATAGCCCGGGGCGGGGCTGGTCCCGCCAAGAATCGTCGTAGCTGGGCGGTGCTCGGCGAGATGGCCGAGCTCGGCGACGACGCGATTGCCGAGCATGACCGCATCGGTCGGCTCGCGGTGCGCTTAGATGTGTCTCGACTGGTTGTCGTGGGAAGCGGGAGGTCGATCAGCGCCATGCACCACGGAGCCGTGATGGAGGGTTCCTGGGGGACCGGAACCGACATTCAATCTGGGTGGGCTGGCCCAGTTGACCGGGGGGTTGTCGACGTGGCCGATGGTGATGCCGCTCTGGCACTGCTGCGAGCGGAGGTGCAGCCCGGGGATGTGATCTTGGTGAAGGCATCGAACTCGGCGGGGCTGGGCGCGGTGGCCGACGCACTGGTATCCGCGGGTGGGAGTACGCGCCCATGA